A single genomic interval of Aedes aegypti strain LVP_AGWG chromosome 1, AaegL5.0 Primary Assembly, whole genome shotgun sequence harbors:
- the LOC5565034 gene encoding estrogen sulfotransferase, whose amino-acid sequence MNIEYRKLDQDLQERLDGFFRTNNALIEVHPGRVLMPSKFQEIGEDIKKFEIRSDDVWLLSYPRTGSTWAQEMIWLLGNNLDYEGAKNIQQVRTPLLELSAIFSEDRSVEDFVTEHKKVNSVTCVHNMPSPRFVKCHLPWQLLPNEMDHVRPKMIYIARNPKDLCVSYYYYCQLIHQTEGSFEDFCEIFLADNAPIGPMWAHMLSFWKRRNQPNILFLKYEDMKRNLPTVIRQTAEFMNVSRNITDEDVQKLCDHLQFDRMQKNPAVNMEPLMKNSAQIDDKASVKFIRKGAIGDWKNHMSGDLSRRFDAWISEHFDGTGLDFDYE is encoded by the exons ATGAACATAGAGTACCGTAAGTTAGACCAAGATCTGCAAGAACGGTTGGACGGCTTTTTTCGCACCAATAATGCACTGATTGAGGTTCACCCGGGGCGGGTGTTGATGCCCAGCAAGTTCCAGGAAATTGGCGAAGATATCAAGAAGTTCGAGATTCGATCGGATGATGTGTGGTTGCTGTCCTATCCGAGGACAGGTTCTACCTGGGCCCAGGAGATGATTTGGCTTCTGGGGAACAACCTGGATTATGAGGGGGCCAAGAATATCCAACAAGTCCGGACGCCCCTGTTGGAGCTTTCCGCGATTTTCTCCGAGGATCGAAGCGTGGAGGACTTTGTAAC GGAACACAAAAAGGTCAACTCCGTAACCTGTGTGCACAACATGCCAAGTCCACGGTTCGTCAAATGTCACCTACCCTGGCAGCTTCTGCCGAACGAGATGGACCATGTACGCCCCAAGATGATCTACATAGCCAGGAACCCCAAGGATCTGTGCGTGTCCTATTATTACTATTGTCAGCTGATCCACCAAACCGAGGGCAGTTTTGAGGATTTCTGTGAAATCTTTCTGGCTGACAACGCCCCTATTGGACCGATGTGGGCCCATATGCTTTCGTTCTGGAAGCGACGTAATCAACCCAACATCCTGTTCCTCAAATACGAGGATATGAAGCGGAATCTGCCAACGGTGATCCGTCAGACTGCCGAGTTCATGAACGTGTCCCGGAACATCACCGATGAGGACGTTCAGAAGTTGTGCGACCATCTGCAGTTTGACCGGATGCAGAAGAACCCAGCCGTCAACATGGAGCCGTTGATGAAGAACTCGGCCCAGATCGATGACAAGGCCAGTGTCAAATTCATCCGAAAGGGGGCGATCGGTGACTGGAAGAACCACATGAGTGGCGATCTGTCGCGGCGATTCGACGCCTGGATTAGCGAACACTTTGACGGGACGGGGCTTGATTTTGACTACGAATAA